The following proteins are encoded in a genomic region of Candidatus Cybelea sp.:
- a CDS encoding alkaline phosphatase family protein, whose amino-acid sequence MSLTRRAVAIAAGAALASCSRGAAPPAGFAALPAAEYRAAATPIEHIVVVVQENRTFNDLFATFPGTAGTTIGREFLDGATRQIALAKVHLESPNTLRHTYPAYKTAYRDGNMDGFNHIIYQSTGKPEGSAPYQYVDPSDIAPYWDIAKDYAIADRFFQTQGSGSFTAHQDLIRGDTQISATESLIDDPTLSPWGCPAEKTSKTSLITTALKYEKNKGPFPCTSSFPDGGKNYATLADLLDAKGVSWKYYTPAWRGETGSHWNAFLAISSVYGNSKEWNAHISQPEKNILGDIDRGALPSMSWVIPDGINSDHSGYPSDTGPSWVASVVNAIGRSKYWKSTAVVILWDDWGGLYDEVEPPTVDRQGGRGFRVPLLVVSPYVARNKISHTTYEFGSVVRFIEDTWSLGRLGTTDQSSASIAGIFDFHQTPRPFIAIPSRRSRAYFLKQPPSGLPVDDE is encoded by the coding sequence GTGAGCCTCACGCGCCGGGCCGTCGCAATTGCGGCCGGCGCGGCGCTTGCCTCCTGCTCGCGCGGCGCTGCGCCGCCCGCCGGTTTTGCGGCGCTGCCCGCGGCCGAATATCGCGCAGCCGCAACGCCGATCGAGCACATCGTCGTGGTGGTTCAAGAGAATCGGACCTTCAACGATCTCTTCGCAACCTTCCCCGGAACGGCCGGCACGACGATCGGAAGAGAGTTCCTCGATGGTGCGACGCGCCAAATCGCACTCGCCAAGGTGCATCTCGAATCTCCGAACACGCTGCGCCATACCTATCCCGCCTATAAGACGGCGTATCGCGACGGTAATATGGACGGCTTCAATCACATCATTTATCAGTCGACCGGTAAGCCGGAAGGCAGCGCACCCTATCAGTACGTCGACCCGAGCGATATCGCTCCGTACTGGGACATTGCGAAGGACTACGCGATCGCAGACCGCTTTTTCCAAACGCAAGGCAGCGGCAGCTTTACCGCGCACCAAGATCTGATTCGCGGCGACACGCAGATCAGCGCTACGGAGAGCCTCATCGACGATCCCACGCTTTCCCCTTGGGGCTGCCCGGCCGAAAAGACCAGCAAAACCTCCCTCATCACGACCGCGCTCAAGTACGAGAAAAACAAAGGGCCGTTCCCGTGCACCTCGAGTTTCCCCGATGGTGGAAAGAACTACGCGACGCTCGCGGATCTGCTCGACGCGAAGGGCGTCTCGTGGAAATATTACACGCCGGCCTGGCGAGGCGAGACTGGATCGCACTGGAACGCGTTTCTCGCAATCTCGTCGGTTTACGGCAACTCCAAAGAGTGGAACGCGCACATATCGCAGCCGGAGAAAAACATCTTGGGCGACATCGATCGCGGCGCGCTGCCGTCGATGTCGTGGGTGATCCCCGACGGGATCAACTCCGACCACTCCGGATATCCGTCCGATACTGGGCCTTCGTGGGTCGCAAGCGTCGTCAACGCTATCGGCCGCAGCAAGTACTGGAAGTCGACCGCCGTCGTCATCCTCTGGGACGACTGGGGAGGCCTCTACGACGAGGTCGAGCCGCCGACGGTCGACCGCCAAGGCGGGCGCGGCTTCCGCGTTCCGCTGCTCGTCGTCTCACCCTACGTCGCGCGAAATAAGATCTCGCACACCACCTACGAGTTCGGCAGCGTCGTGAGGTTCATCGAAGACACGTGGAGTTTAGGGCGGCTCGGAACGACCGACCAGAGCTCGGCGAGCATCGCCGGGATCTTCGACTTCCATCAGACGCCGCGGCCCTTTATCGCGATTCCGTCAAGGCGCAGCCGAGCGTACTTCCTCAAACAACCGCCATCCGGCTTACCCGTCGACGACGAATAG
- a CDS encoding alkaline phosphatase family protein, with product MNPTRIAAILALSSLSLSGCGTGLHSSLPSLASAGTFGAAATTGSGKIEHVVYIVQENRSFDNLFQGYPGADTVSSGMTTTGQKIVLQPVSLKVSYEIDHSARAMFSACHGTGKLPGTHCRMNGFNKEFQEGGPHNGQYVYVPHSESKPYFDMAHEFVLADRMFASQLDESFVAHQYIIAAQAHSSVDVPSNQWGCEGAYTDSVSVINHQRQYDGDQRPCFDYKTLGDELDDAGLSWRFYTSAYSEPLGGFWSGYQAVKHIFNGPDWKKDVITPQKRFLTDIKAGHLASFTWITPLCEDSDHLSCGGGMGPSWVTSLVNAVGKSKFWDSTVVFVQWDDWGGLYEHVPPPFRGYDSLGFRVPLIVISPYAKKNYISHKQYETASVLRFAEDLFNLPQLSAADARALSPAGDCLNFAQKPRSFVPIKAPQDAEFFLRQPADPRIPDEQ from the coding sequence ATGAACCCAACGCGGATCGCTGCGATCCTGGCTTTGTCGTCGCTCTCGTTAAGCGGCTGCGGTACGGGATTGCATTCCTCACTGCCGTCCCTTGCGAGTGCGGGTACCTTCGGCGCGGCCGCGACGACCGGCAGCGGGAAGATCGAGCACGTCGTCTACATCGTGCAAGAGAATCGCAGCTTCGACAATCTGTTCCAGGGTTATCCGGGAGCCGATACCGTTTCGAGCGGCATGACGACGACGGGGCAGAAGATCGTCCTGCAGCCGGTAAGCCTGAAGGTGTCCTACGAGATCGATCATTCGGCGCGTGCGATGTTCAGCGCGTGCCACGGCACCGGGAAGCTGCCGGGGACGCACTGCCGCATGAACGGTTTCAATAAAGAATTTCAGGAAGGTGGACCGCATAACGGACAGTACGTGTACGTTCCGCATAGTGAGAGCAAACCGTACTTCGACATGGCCCACGAGTTCGTTCTGGCCGACCGAATGTTCGCCTCGCAGCTCGATGAGAGTTTCGTCGCGCATCAGTACATCATCGCCGCCCAGGCGCACTCCAGCGTCGACGTTCCTTCCAACCAGTGGGGCTGCGAAGGCGCCTATACCGATTCTGTCTCGGTGATCAATCATCAGCGCCAGTATGACGGCGATCAGCGCCCCTGCTTCGACTACAAGACCCTAGGCGACGAGCTTGACGACGCCGGCCTGAGCTGGCGCTTCTATACGAGTGCGTACAGCGAGCCGTTGGGTGGTTTCTGGTCCGGATATCAGGCCGTCAAACATATCTTTAACGGACCGGACTGGAAGAAAGACGTGATCACGCCGCAGAAGCGGTTTCTGACCGACATCAAGGCGGGGCACTTGGCGAGCTTTACCTGGATTACGCCGCTGTGCGAAGACTCGGACCATCTCTCGTGCGGCGGCGGGATGGGTCCCTCGTGGGTGACGTCGCTGGTCAACGCCGTGGGCAAGAGCAAGTTTTGGGACTCGACGGTCGTTTTCGTGCAGTGGGATGATTGGGGAGGGCTCTACGAGCACGTGCCGCCGCCGTTTCGAGGCTACGACAGTTTAGGCTTCCGCGTGCCGCTGATCGTGATCTCTCCGTACGCTAAGAAGAACTACATTTCGCACAAGCAGTACGAAACGGCGAGCGTGCTTCGTTTTGCCGAGGATCTTTTCAACTTGCCCCAGCTGTCCGCTGCCGATGCGCGCGCCCTCTCGCCTGCGGGAGATTGTCTCAATTTTGCGCAGAAACCACGGAGCTTCGTTCCCATCAAGGCTCCGCAGGACGCCGAATTTTTCCTGAGACAGCCGGCCGACCCGCGAATTCCCGACGAACAGTAA
- a CDS encoding S8 family serine peptidase, with amino-acid sequence MKGPLKLIVPLAVALGVAACSAGGSSNVPSVSGLAGLGAAHVPEWAHSAYPACGGSHIGQAQCDALVPYDQSVGKIRHNAYPGWSASELEKAYNLPSSSGGKGQVVGIVDAYDNPNVVTDFNTYRSGMGLPKSTLLKYNQSGQQSNYPTGNKGWGLEIDLDVDMVSASCPNCKVILVEGNSNAWSDLEASEKEAVKLGATIVTNSYDGTGGSESDYDTKGITYLASAGDTGLGLVDPATFQSVIAVGGTVLSNAKGKRGFSEVVWPGTGGGCSNTGEAKPSWQKDPSCTLRTGNDVSAVAVAAGEYDSYQYGGWIAINGTSVSSPLVAGIVGLAGNSTKQTGGENLWKLAKKKLKKEINPVTTGSDGSCGGSYLCTAGTKQFGTYSGPDGWGTPNGAKAL; translated from the coding sequence GTGAAGGGACCCCTTAAACTTATTGTGCCGCTCGCAGTGGCACTCGGAGTCGCGGCCTGTAGTGCCGGCGGCTCCTCAAACGTGCCGTCGGTGTCCGGACTTGCGGGCCTCGGCGCGGCACACGTTCCGGAGTGGGCGCACTCCGCATACCCGGCCTGCGGCGGAAGCCACATCGGCCAAGCGCAATGCGACGCGTTGGTCCCTTACGACCAAAGCGTCGGCAAGATCCGCCACAACGCGTACCCCGGCTGGAGCGCCTCGGAGCTCGAAAAGGCCTATAATCTGCCGTCATCCTCGGGCGGTAAGGGTCAAGTCGTCGGCATCGTCGACGCCTACGACAATCCGAACGTCGTCACCGACTTCAACACCTACCGTTCCGGCATGGGCCTTCCGAAGAGCACGCTGCTGAAGTACAACCAGAGCGGGCAGCAGAGCAACTATCCGACAGGCAACAAAGGATGGGGCCTCGAGATCGATCTCGACGTCGACATGGTTTCGGCGAGTTGCCCCAACTGCAAAGTCATCCTCGTCGAAGGAAACTCCAACGCTTGGAGCGACCTCGAGGCGTCCGAAAAAGAGGCCGTGAAGTTGGGCGCGACGATCGTCACCAACAGCTACGACGGCACCGGCGGCAGCGAGTCCGACTACGACACCAAGGGAATCACGTATCTGGCCAGCGCCGGCGACACCGGTTTAGGCCTCGTCGACCCGGCCACGTTCCAAAGCGTGATCGCGGTCGGCGGCACCGTTCTCAGCAACGCCAAGGGCAAACGGGGCTTCAGTGAAGTCGTTTGGCCCGGCACCGGCGGCGGCTGCTCCAACACCGGAGAAGCCAAGCCCTCGTGGCAAAAGGATCCGAGCTGCACTCTTCGCACGGGTAACGACGTCTCCGCGGTCGCGGTTGCGGCCGGCGAGTACGACAGCTACCAGTACGGCGGCTGGATCGCAATCAATGGCACGAGCGTCTCGTCGCCGCTCGTCGCCGGCATCGTCGGGCTGGCGGGCAACTCGACGAAGCAGACCGGTGGCGAGAACCTCTGGAAGCTCGCCAAGAAGAAACTGAAGAAAGAGATCAACCCGGTAACGACCGGCAGTGACGGCTCCTGCGGCGGCTCGTACCTCTGCACCGCGGGGACCAAACAATTCGGGACCTACTCCGGCCCGGACGGCTGGGGAACTCCGAACGGGGCCAAGGCGCTCTAG
- a CDS encoding alkaline phosphatase family protein, translated as MKDYRGALGLLSCAAVCACSSGYRPATLPYASAALKLTGSSAAGAGKIEHVVYIVQENRSFNDMFMGYPGAHTVSRGKNSLGKTIKLQPVSLKVVYDVDHTAAAMFAACDGTGKLPGTHCRMDHFNLETQESGPPNGQYVYVPHSESKPYFDMAHEWVLADRMFASQLDESFVAHQYIIAAQAQSSVNVPSGAWGCAAAPGDRVEIITRQRTIQGTQRPCYDYQTLGDELDAAGLSWRFYTGKYSQPLAGFWSSYQAVKHIFRGPDWPKDIIVPQKKFLTDVAAGKLANFTWITPTCENSDHMSCGGGFGPSWVTSLVNAVGKSKFWNSTVIFVQWDDWGGTFDPVPPPHRGYDGVGFRVPLIVISAYAKKNYVSHVQYETGSVLRYAEDLFGLPQLSAADRRATSPAADTLNFSQRPRKFVPIDAPHGPQFFLQQPADDRMPDTQ; from the coding sequence ATGAAAGATTATCGCGGCGCGCTCGGCTTGCTCTCCTGCGCGGCCGTTTGCGCGTGCTCGAGCGGTTATCGGCCCGCGACGCTGCCCTATGCTTCGGCTGCTCTCAAACTGACGGGCAGTTCGGCGGCCGGTGCCGGCAAGATCGAGCACGTCGTGTACATCGTCCAAGAAAACCGCAGCTTTAACGACATGTTCATGGGTTACCCCGGCGCCCATACGGTATCGCGCGGCAAGAACTCCCTGGGCAAGACGATCAAGCTGCAGCCCGTGAGCCTCAAAGTCGTGTACGACGTCGACCATACCGCCGCCGCGATGTTCGCTGCGTGCGACGGCACGGGTAAGCTGCCGGGGACCCACTGCCGTATGGATCACTTCAACCTAGAGACTCAAGAGAGCGGCCCTCCAAACGGCCAATACGTCTACGTTCCTCACTCCGAATCGAAGCCGTACTTCGATATGGCGCACGAATGGGTTTTGGCCGATCGGATGTTTGCCTCGCAGCTCGATGAAAGCTTCGTCGCGCATCAGTACATTATCGCCGCCCAGGCGCAGTCGAGCGTAAACGTTCCCAGCGGAGCCTGGGGGTGTGCAGCCGCGCCGGGCGACAGAGTCGAGATCATCACGCGGCAGAGAACGATACAAGGTACCCAACGCCCCTGCTACGACTATCAAACGCTCGGAGACGAGCTGGACGCGGCGGGTCTCTCCTGGCGTTTTTATACCGGCAAATACTCTCAGCCGCTGGCCGGGTTCTGGTCGTCATATCAGGCGGTAAAGCACATCTTCCGCGGGCCCGATTGGCCTAAGGACATCATCGTTCCCCAGAAAAAATTCCTCACCGACGTAGCGGCGGGTAAGCTGGCAAACTTTACCTGGATCACGCCGACGTGCGAGAACTCGGATCACATGTCGTGCGGCGGCGGATTTGGGCCCTCGTGGGTAACCTCGCTGGTCAATGCGGTCGGGAAGAGTAAATTCTGGAACTCAACGGTGATCTTCGTGCAGTGGGACGACTGGGGCGGGACGTTCGATCCGGTGCCGCCCCCCCACCGAGGCTACGATGGGGTCGGGTTCCGCGTGCCGTTGATCGTGATTTCTGCATATGCGAAGAAGAACTACGTTTCGCACGTGCAGTACGAAACGGGCAGCGTGCTGCGTTACGCCGAAGATCTTTTCGGATTGCCTCAACTCTCCGCGGCCGACCGGCGCGCAACCTCGCCGGCGGCCGACACTCTTAATTTTTCGCAGAGACCCCGCAAGTTCGTGCCGATCGATGCGCCGCACGGGCCGCAGTTTTTCTTGCAGCAGCCCGCCGACGACCGCATGCCCGATACCCAGTAA